One window of Enterobacter sp. RHBSTW-00175 genomic DNA carries:
- a CDS encoding enolase C-terminal domain-like protein, with translation MTTQSSPIVTEMKVIPVAGQDSMLLNIGGAHNAWFTRNIVVLTDSAGNTGVGEAPGGEVIYQTLVDAIPQVVGQEVARLNKVVQQVHKGNQSADFDTFGKGAWTFELRVNAVAALEAALLDLLGKALNVPVCELLGPGKQRDAVTVLGYLFYVGDRNKTDLPYLACSPGNHEWYHLRHQEALSSEAVVRLAEAAQDRYGFKDFKLKGGVLPGEQEIESARALKKRFPDARITVDPNGAWLLDEAIALCKGLGDVLTYAEDPCGAEQGFSGREVMAEFRRATGLPVATNMIATNWREMGHAVMLNSVDIPLADPHFWTLSGAVRVAQLCDDWGLTWGCHSNNHFDISLAMFTHVGAAAPGNPTAIDTHWIWQEGEARLTKNPLEIKNGKIAVPDAPGLGVELDWDQIHKAHEAYKKLPGGARNDAGPMQYLIPGWTFDRKRPVFGRHK, from the coding sequence ATGACAACGCAATCAAGCCCAATCGTCACTGAAATGAAGGTCATCCCGGTGGCCGGGCAAGACAGTATGCTGCTCAACATCGGCGGCGCGCATAATGCCTGGTTTACCCGCAACATTGTGGTGCTAACCGACAGTGCCGGTAATACAGGTGTAGGTGAAGCGCCGGGTGGTGAGGTGATTTACCAGACGCTGGTCGATGCGATCCCACAGGTTGTAGGCCAGGAAGTGGCCCGTCTGAACAAAGTGGTTCAACAAGTACATAAGGGCAACCAGTCTGCTGATTTTGATACCTTCGGCAAGGGTGCCTGGACGTTTGAACTGCGTGTGAATGCGGTTGCCGCACTGGAAGCCGCGCTTCTGGACCTGCTGGGCAAGGCACTGAATGTCCCGGTGTGTGAACTATTAGGGCCAGGCAAGCAGCGCGATGCGGTAACGGTTCTGGGTTATCTGTTTTATGTCGGCGACAGAAACAAAACGGACCTGCCTTATCTGGCGTGTTCGCCGGGCAACCATGAGTGGTATCACCTGCGCCATCAGGAAGCGCTTTCCAGTGAGGCGGTGGTTCGCCTGGCTGAAGCGGCGCAGGATCGCTACGGGTTTAAAGATTTCAAACTGAAAGGTGGCGTGTTGCCGGGCGAGCAAGAGATTGAAAGCGCTCGTGCCCTGAAAAAGCGCTTCCCGGATGCTCGTATCACCGTTGATCCGAACGGCGCGTGGCTGCTCGATGAAGCTATCGCCTTGTGCAAAGGCCTGGGTGACGTGCTGACCTACGCGGAAGATCCGTGCGGCGCTGAACAGGGTTTCTCCGGCCGTGAAGTGATGGCGGAATTCCGTCGTGCTACCGGGTTGCCGGTGGCGACCAACATGATTGCGACCAACTGGCGCGAAATGGGTCATGCGGTCATGCTGAATTCAGTTGATATTCCGCTGGCCGATCCGCATTTCTGGACGCTCTCAGGCGCGGTGCGGGTTGCGCAGCTTTGCGATGACTGGGGCCTGACATGGGGTTGCCACTCTAACAACCATTTCGATATTTCGCTGGCGATGTTTACCCATGTGGGTGCAGCGGCTCCGGGCAACCCGACCGCTATTGATACCCACTGGATCTGGCAGGAGGGCGAAGCCCGTCTGACGAAAAACCCGCTGGAAATCAAAAACGGCAAAATCGCTGTACCCGATGCGCCAGGGTTGGGTGTGGAGCTTGACTGGGATCAGATCCACAAAGCACATGAGGCGTATAAAAAACTGCCGGGTGGTGCGCGTAATGACGCAGGCCCAATGCAATACCTTATCCCTGGCTGGACATTTGACCGCAAACGCCCTGTTTTTGGACGTCACAAATAA
- the barA gene encoding two-component sensor histidine kinase BarA — MTNYSLRARMMILILAPTVLIGLLLSIFFVVHRYNDLQRQLEDAGASIIEPLAVSSEYGMNLQNRESIGQLISVLHRRHSEIVRAISVYDENNRLFVTSNFHLDPAELKIPDGSPFPRHLSVLRRGDIMILRTPIISESYSPDESAMSDAKSSSNMLGYVALELDLKSVRLQQYKEIFISGVMMLFCIGIALIFGWRLMRDVTGPIRNMVNTVDRIRRGQLDSRVEGFMLGELDMLKNGINSMAMSLAAYHEEMQHNVDQATSDLRETLEQMEIQNVELDLAKKRAQEAARIKSEFLANMSHELRTPLNGVIGFTRLTLKSELNPTQRDHLHTIERSANNLLAIINDVLDFSKLEAGKLILESIPFPLRSTLDEVVTLLAHSSHDKGLELTLNIKNDVPDNVIGDPLRLQQVITNLVGNAIKFTESGNIDILVEKRAISNNKVQVEVQIRDTGIGIPERDQSRLFQAFRQADASISRRHGGTGLGLVITQKLVKEMGGDISFHSQPNRGSTFWFHINLDLNPNVLTDGPVTDCLKGMRLAYVEPNAAAAQSTLDVLSSTPLEIIYSPTFSALAVGHYDILLMGIPVTFTGELTMQQERLAKAASMTDYLLLALPCHAQINAEELKNDGAAACLLKPLTATRLLPALTEYCRLSQHALPLVNDEQKLPMSVMAVDDNPANLKLIGVLLGDQVQHVELCTSGAQAVEQAKQMQFDLILMDIQMPGMDGIRACELIRQLPHQQQTPVIAVTAHAMAGQKEKLLSAGMNDYLAKPIDEEKLHNLLLRYKPGRIGGTYSPSTETVESTINQNATFDWQLALRQAAGKPDLAREMLQMLVAFLPEIRNKIEEQLVGEHPEELLEAIHKLHGSCGYSGVPRLKNLCQLVEQQLRAGTPESELEPEFLELLDEMDNVTREARKMLGN; from the coding sequence ATGACCAACTACAGCCTGCGTGCGCGCATGATGATTTTGATCCTTGCCCCCACCGTTCTTATCGGTTTGCTGCTGAGTATCTTCTTTGTGGTGCACCGCTATAACGATTTGCAGAGACAACTGGAAGATGCCGGTGCCAGCATTATCGAGCCGCTGGCGGTGTCCAGTGAATACGGCATGAACCTGCAAAACCGTGAGTCCATTGGTCAGCTCATCAGCGTGCTCCACCGGCGTCATTCCGAGATTGTGCGTGCGATATCGGTCTACGATGAAAATAACCGTTTGTTCGTCACCTCTAATTTTCACCTCGATCCGGCCGAGCTGAAAATCCCGGACGGCTCGCCGTTCCCACGCCATCTCAGCGTATTGCGCCGCGGCGATATCATGATCCTGCGCACGCCTATCATTTCTGAAAGTTATTCGCCTGATGAATCCGCCATGTCTGACGCTAAATCCAGCAGCAATATGCTGGGATATGTGGCGCTTGAGCTGGATCTCAAGTCGGTGCGTCTACAGCAGTACAAAGAAATCTTCATTTCTGGCGTGATGATGCTGTTCTGTATCGGGATTGCGCTGATATTTGGCTGGCGCCTGATGCGCGACGTCACCGGGCCTATCCGCAATATGGTGAATACCGTCGATCGCATTCGTCGCGGGCAGCTCGACAGCCGTGTGGAAGGTTTTATGCTGGGCGAGTTAGATATGCTGAAAAACGGCATCAACTCGATGGCGATGTCGCTGGCAGCCTATCACGAAGAGATGCAGCATAACGTTGACCAGGCGACCTCCGACCTGCGCGAAACGCTGGAGCAGATGGAAATTCAGAACGTCGAGTTGGATCTGGCGAAAAAACGCGCTCAGGAAGCGGCGCGTATCAAGTCTGAGTTCCTGGCGAACATGTCGCACGAGCTGCGTACGCCGCTGAATGGTGTTATCGGCTTCACCCGCCTGACGCTGAAAAGCGAGCTGAACCCGACCCAACGCGATCACCTGCACACCATTGAGCGCTCTGCCAACAACCTGCTGGCGATCATTAACGACGTGCTGGACTTCTCCAAGCTGGAAGCAGGCAAACTGATTCTGGAGAGCATTCCTTTCCCGCTGCGCAGCACACTGGACGAAGTGGTAACGCTTCTTGCCCACTCCTCACACGATAAGGGTCTTGAGTTAACGCTCAACATTAAGAATGACGTACCGGATAACGTGATTGGCGATCCCCTGCGCTTGCAGCAGGTGATCACGAACCTGGTGGGTAACGCCATTAAATTCACCGAAAGCGGTAACATCGATATTCTGGTGGAAAAACGCGCAATCAGTAACAATAAGGTTCAGGTTGAAGTTCAGATCCGCGATACGGGCATTGGTATCCCGGAGCGTGACCAGTCGCGCCTGTTCCAGGCCTTCCGCCAGGCGGATGCCAGCATTTCCCGCCGTCATGGCGGCACGGGGCTTGGGCTGGTTATTACGCAAAAACTGGTGAAAGAGATGGGCGGGGATATCTCCTTCCATAGCCAGCCAAACCGCGGTTCAACCTTCTGGTTCCATATTAATCTGGACCTCAATCCAAACGTCCTCACGGATGGCCCGGTCACAGACTGCCTGAAAGGGATGCGTCTGGCCTATGTTGAGCCTAACGCCGCAGCGGCCCAGAGCACGCTGGACGTTTTAAGCTCTACGCCGCTGGAGATAATCTACAGCCCGACCTTCTCCGCCCTGGCGGTGGGGCATTACGATATCCTGCTGATGGGTATTCCGGTCACCTTTACCGGCGAGCTGACCATGCAGCAGGAGCGCCTGGCGAAAGCCGCGTCGATGACCGATTACCTGCTGCTGGCGTTACCGTGCCACGCCCAGATTAATGCCGAAGAGCTGAAAAACGACGGCGCGGCCGCCTGCCTGCTTAAACCGCTCACCGCCACGCGACTCCTGCCAGCGTTGACGGAATACTGCCGCCTGAGCCAGCACGCTCTGCCGCTGGTTAATGATGAACAGAAGCTGCCGATGAGCGTCATGGCGGTGGACGATAACCCAGCGAACCTGAAGCTCATCGGTGTATTGCTGGGGGATCAGGTTCAGCATGTTGAACTCTGTACCAGCGGTGCCCAGGCGGTCGAACAGGCCAAACAAATGCAGTTCGATCTGATCCTGATGGATATTCAGATGCCGGGCATGGACGGCATTCGCGCCTGTGAATTGATTCGCCAGCTTCCGCACCAGCAGCAGACCCCGGTGATTGCCGTCACGGCGCACGCGATGGCGGGCCAGAAAGAAAAATTACTGAGCGCCGGAATGAATGATTATCTGGCAAAACCTATCGATGAAGAGAAGCTTCACAACCTGCTGCTGCGCTATAAACCGGGTCGTATAGGCGGAACTTACTCGCCATCCACCGAAACCGTTGAGAGCACGATCAACCAGAACGCCACGTTCGACTGGCAACTGGCGCTACGCCAGGCGGCGGGCAAACCCGATTTGGCGCGCGAAATGCTGCAAATGCTGGTGGCGTTTTTGCCGGAAATCCGCAACAAAATCGAAGAACAATTGGTGGGTGAACATCCCGAAGAACTGCTGGAAGCTATCCACAAACTCCACGGCAGCTGTGGTTACAGTGGCGTACCGCGGCTGAAAAACCTGTGTCAGCTGGTGGAACAACAGCTGCGCGCCGGAACACCGGAATCAGAGCTTGAACCTGAGTTCCTGGAACTACTGGATGAGATGGATAACGTGACGCGGGAAGCAAGGAAGATGCTGGGGAACTAA
- a CDS encoding flavodoxin: MAEVGIFVGTMYGNSLLVAEEAEAILTNQGHKATVYEDPELDDWKKYQDKYILVVTSTTGQGDLPDSIVPLFQGIKDQLGYQPDVHYGIIALGDSSYANFCGGGKQFDALLQEQSAQRVGEMLLIDAGEHPEPESESNPWVEHWATLLK, from the coding sequence ATGGCTGAAGTCGGCATTTTTGTTGGCACGATGTACGGTAATTCACTGCTGGTGGCGGAAGAAGCCGAAGCGATCCTCACAAACCAGGGCCATAAGGCCACCGTGTATGAAGACCCGGAGCTGGACGACTGGAAAAAGTACCAGGACAAATACATCCTGGTGGTGACCTCGACCACCGGACAGGGCGATCTGCCGGACAGTATCGTACCGCTTTTCCAGGGAATTAAAGACCAGCTTGGCTATCAGCCTGACGTTCACTACGGCATCATTGCCCTGGGGGACAGCTCCTATGCCAATTTCTGTGGCGGTGGCAAGCAGTTCGATGCCCTGTTGCAGGAACAAAGCGCTCAGCGCGTGGGTGAAATGCTGCTGATTGATGCCGGTGAACATCCTGAACCGGAAAGCGAATCAAACCCGTGGGTTGAACACTGGGCGACACTGCTAAAATAG
- the gudP gene encoding galactarate/glucarate/glycerate transporter GudP: MSTLSQAASSAEKRTNARYWIVVMLFIVTSFNYGDRATLSIAGSEMAKDIGLDPVGMGYVFSAFSWAYVIGQIPGGWLLDRFGSKRVYFWSIFIWSMFTLLQGFVDIFSGFGIIVALFTLRFLVGLAEAPSFPGNSRIVAAWFPAQERGTAVAIFNSAQYFATVIFAPIMGWLTQEVGWSHVFFFMGGLGIIISIIWMKVIHEPNQHPGVNKKELEYIAEGGALINMDQQKTKTKVPFSQKWGQIKQLVGSRMMIGIYLGQYCINALTYFFITWFPVYLVQARGMTILKAGFVASIPAVCGFVGGVLGGVISDWLMRRTGSLNIARKTPIVLGMLLSMTMVFCNYVSAEWMIIGFMAMAFFGKGIGALGWAVMADTAPKEISGLSGGLFNMFGNISGIVTPIAIGYIVGTTGSFNGALIYVGVHALVAVLSYLVLVGDIKRIELKPAAERG, from the coding sequence ATGAGTACATTAAGCCAGGCTGCCAGCAGCGCTGAGAAGCGCACTAATGCTCGCTACTGGATTGTGGTGATGTTGTTTATCGTCACGTCCTTTAACTATGGTGACCGCGCCACGCTGTCGATTGCCGGGTCGGAAATGGCAAAAGATATCGGGCTTGATCCGGTTGGCATGGGTTACGTTTTCTCTGCATTTTCATGGGCCTATGTTATAGGTCAGATCCCGGGCGGCTGGTTGCTTGATCGCTTTGGCTCCAAACGTGTCTATTTCTGGTCCATCTTTATCTGGTCGATGTTTACCCTGTTGCAGGGTTTCGTCGATATCTTCAGCGGCTTTGGCATTATCGTTGCGCTCTTCACCCTGCGGTTCCTGGTAGGGTTAGCAGAAGCACCTTCCTTCCCCGGTAACAGCCGTATAGTGGCGGCCTGGTTCCCGGCGCAGGAGAGGGGAACGGCGGTGGCAATTTTTAACTCCGCACAGTACTTCGCCACGGTTATTTTCGCCCCGATTATGGGCTGGTTGACGCAGGAGGTGGGCTGGTCGCACGTCTTCTTCTTTATGGGTGGGCTTGGGATCATCATCAGTATCATCTGGATGAAAGTGATCCATGAACCAAACCAGCATCCTGGCGTGAACAAGAAAGAGCTGGAGTACATTGCCGAAGGCGGTGCGCTGATCAACATGGATCAGCAGAAAACTAAAACAAAAGTGCCGTTCAGCCAGAAGTGGGGGCAGATCAAACAGCTGGTCGGCTCTCGCATGATGATCGGCATCTATCTGGGCCAGTACTGTATCAACGCCTTAACGTACTTCTTCATCACCTGGTTCCCGGTTTATCTGGTGCAGGCTCGTGGGATGACCATCCTCAAAGCAGGTTTTGTTGCCTCAATTCCGGCGGTCTGTGGATTTGTGGGGGGCGTGCTGGGGGGCGTGATTTCTGACTGGTTGATGCGTCGTACCGGCTCTCTGAATATCGCCCGTAAAACGCCAATCGTACTCGGCATGTTGCTCTCGATGACTATGGTGTTCTGTAACTACGTGAGTGCGGAATGGATGATTATCGGCTTTATGGCGATGGCGTTCTTTGGTAAAGGCATCGGTGCGCTGGGCTGGGCGGTGATGGCAGATACTGCGCCAAAAGAGATCAGCGGCCTGAGTGGTGGTCTGTTCAACATGTTCGGCAACATTTCCGGCATTGTCACCCCAATTGCTATTGGTTACATCGTCGGTACCACTGGCTCCTTTAACGGTGCGCTGATTTACGTGGGTGTCCATGCGCTGGTCGCTGTACTGAGCTACCTGGTGCTGGTGGGTGATATCAAACGTATCGAACTGAAACCTGCTGCGGAGCGTGGGTGA
- a CDS encoding glycerate kinase — translation MKIVIAPDSYKESLSALEVATAIEQGFREIFPSAQYVKLPVADGGEGTVEAMVAATRGRIVHVPVTGPLGERVEGFYGLSGDEQSAFIEMAAASGLELVAPSQRNPLKTTSWGTGELIRHALDVGVKHIIIGIGGSATNDGGAGMVQALGARLLDAEGHAIGPGGSELERLAKIDRSSLDRRLADCRIEVACDVTNPLTGEEGASAVFGPQKGATPEMILMLDNALAHYAKVIARDLDIDVLNLAGGGAAGGMGAALYAFCGAQLRQGIEIVTDALHLDEQVADADLVITGEGRIDSQTIHGKVPVGVAKVAKRFNKPVIGIAGSLTADVGVVHEHGIDAVFSVIYTICSLEDALENAGENVRLAARNIAAVLKVGQGF, via the coding sequence ATGAAAATAGTTATCGCACCGGACTCGTATAAGGAAAGTTTGAGTGCTCTTGAGGTTGCGACAGCGATAGAACAGGGTTTTCGCGAGATCTTCCCGTCGGCACAGTACGTCAAACTGCCGGTTGCAGATGGCGGTGAAGGCACCGTAGAGGCGATGGTTGCTGCCACCCGCGGGCGAATTGTTCACGTCCCCGTCACTGGCCCGTTGGGTGAACGCGTGGAAGGGTTCTATGGGTTATCCGGCGACGAACAAAGCGCATTTATCGAAATGGCGGCGGCAAGCGGCCTGGAGCTGGTCGCACCCTCTCAACGCAATCCATTAAAAACAACCTCCTGGGGAACCGGTGAACTCATCCGTCATGCGCTGGATGTGGGGGTTAAGCATATCATTATTGGTATTGGCGGCAGTGCAACCAATGACGGCGGTGCTGGCATGGTGCAGGCGCTGGGTGCCAGATTGCTTGATGCCGAGGGCCACGCCATTGGTCCTGGCGGCAGCGAGCTTGAGCGGCTGGCGAAAATAGACAGAAGCAGCCTGGACAGACGCCTTGCCGACTGCCGGATAGAAGTCGCCTGCGACGTCACGAATCCGTTAACGGGTGAAGAGGGCGCATCAGCGGTGTTTGGGCCACAGAAAGGCGCCACACCAGAGATGATCCTGATGCTGGATAACGCGCTTGCCCATTACGCGAAAGTGATCGCCCGGGATCTGGATATTGATGTCTTAAATCTGGCAGGCGGCGGTGCAGCTGGTGGCATGGGGGCTGCGTTGTACGCGTTTTGCGGCGCGCAGCTGCGTCAGGGTATCGAGATTGTGACCGACGCGTTGCACCTTGATGAGCAGGTTGCTGATGCGGATCTGGTTATCACTGGTGAAGGGCGTATCGATAGCCAGACTATTCACGGCAAAGTTCCCGTTGGCGTGGCGAAGGTCGCTAAACGCTTTAACAAACCGGTTATCGGGATTGCGGGAAGCCTGACTGCGGATGTGGGGGTGGTTCATGAGCACGGCATCGACGCGGTGTTTAGCGTGATTTATACCATCTGCTCGCTGGAAGATGCGCTGGAAAATGCGGGTGAGAACGTCCGCCTGGCAGCAAGAAATATTGCGGCGGTACTGAAAGTGGGGCAGGGATTTTAA
- the syd gene encoding SecY-interacting protein, whose translation MDIETANALTTFTTRYCEAWQEAKGTWPQSADLYGIPSPCVISTLDDCVIWQPKPFTGEPNVNAVERAMDLVIQPALHAFYTLQFAGDMNARFAGLPLTLLQTWSEDDLQRVQENLIGHLVTQKRLKLSPTLFIATLDSELDVISVCNLSGEVIKETLGTRNRDVLAPSLADFLTRLEPLL comes from the coding sequence GTGGATATCGAAACTGCAAATGCCCTGACCACATTTACAACTCGCTACTGCGAAGCATGGCAAGAAGCGAAAGGGACGTGGCCGCAAAGCGCTGACTTATATGGCATTCCTTCACCATGCGTCATCTCGACTCTGGACGATTGCGTTATCTGGCAACCGAAGCCGTTCACCGGGGAACCCAATGTAAATGCGGTTGAACGCGCAATGGACCTTGTGATACAACCTGCGCTTCATGCGTTTTATACCCTGCAATTCGCTGGGGATATGAATGCCCGCTTTGCCGGCTTACCGCTGACACTGTTACAGACGTGGAGCGAAGATGATTTGCAACGTGTTCAGGAGAACCTGATTGGTCATCTGGTCACGCAAAAGCGCCTTAAACTTTCTCCGACCCTTTTTATAGCCACGCTCGACAGTGAACTGGACGTTATCTCCGTCTGCAATCTGTCTGGTGAAGTGATTAAAGAGACACTCGGCACCCGCAATCGCGACGTTCTCGCCCCTTCACTTGCGGATTTCCTTACCCGGCTTGAGCCTCTCCTGTAA
- a CDS encoding YqcC family protein, whose amino-acid sequence MTRHDNVRAQLHAIEAVLRQHQLWQAVSPQPEAFSSTQPFCLDTLEPFEWLQWVLIPRMHALLDGGHPLPQAFAVSPYYEMALDAAHPAREILLIELERLDTLFAGDDE is encoded by the coding sequence ATGACGCGTCACGACAACGTGCGTGCCCAACTGCACGCCATCGAAGCAGTATTACGTCAGCATCAGCTCTGGCAGGCGGTATCTCCGCAGCCGGAAGCATTCTCTAGTACACAGCCTTTCTGCCTGGATACGCTTGAACCTTTTGAGTGGCTGCAATGGGTCCTTATCCCGCGTATGCACGCGTTGCTGGACGGGGGGCATCCGCTCCCTCAGGCTTTTGCCGTGTCGCCGTATTATGAAATGGCGCTGGATGCCGCACATCCGGCGCGCGAAATACTCCTGATTGAGCTGGAACGTCTGGATACGCTGTTTGCAGGTGATGATGAATGA
- the truC gene encoding tRNA pseudouridine(65) synthase TruC — protein sequence MTLEILYQDEWLVAVNKPSGWLVHRSWLDRDEKVVVMQTVRDQIGQHVFTAHRLDRPTSGVLLMGLSSEAGRLLSQQFEQHQIQKRYHAIVRGWLTDAARLDYPLVEELDKIADKFARDDKGPQPAVTDYRGMATTEMPVATSKFPTTRYSLVELLPKTGRKHQLRRHLAHLRHPIIGDSKHGDLRQNRSAAEHFGCHRLMLHASELSLTHPFTGKPLTIHAGLDDVWMQALSQFGWMGQLPENERVEFVSGSVQDEQQ from the coding sequence ATGACGCTTGAAATCCTGTACCAGGATGAATGGCTGGTGGCGGTTAATAAACCTTCAGGCTGGCTGGTTCACCGTAGCTGGCTCGATCGCGACGAAAAAGTGGTGGTGATGCAGACCGTGCGTGATCAGATTGGTCAACATGTGTTTACCGCGCATCGCCTGGACAGGCCGACATCCGGCGTATTGCTGATGGGGCTTTCCAGCGAGGCAGGGCGCCTGCTGTCACAGCAGTTTGAGCAGCATCAGATCCAGAAACGTTACCATGCGATTGTACGTGGCTGGCTGACAGATGCCGCCCGGCTGGATTATCCGCTGGTGGAAGAACTGGATAAAATTGCCGATAAATTTGCCCGCGATGACAAAGGCCCGCAACCTGCGGTGACGGATTATCGCGGCATGGCGACCACGGAAATGCCAGTGGCCACCAGCAAGTTTCCGACCACGCGATACAGCCTGGTTGAGCTTTTGCCCAAAACCGGGCGCAAACACCAGTTGCGTCGCCATCTTGCGCATCTGCGCCATCCGATTATCGGCGACAGTAAGCACGGTGATTTGCGCCAGAACCGCAGCGCGGCCGAACATTTTGGCTGCCATCGTCTGATGCTGCACGCAAGCGAACTGAGCCTTACGCACCCGTTTACCGGCAAACCGCTGACAATACATGCGGGGCTGGACGACGTCTGGATGCAGGCATTGTCACAGTTTGGCTGGATGGGGCAACTCCCCGAAAATGAAAGGGTTGAGTTTGTTTCAGGCAGCGTTCAGGATGAACAGCAATAG
- the gudD gene encoding glucarate dehydratase: MSTFSTPVVTSMQIIPVAGYDSMLMNLSGAHAPFFTRNIVIIKDNSGHTGVGEIPGGEKIRKTLEDAIPLVVGKTLGEYKNVLNAVRSTFADRDAGGRGLQTFDLRTTIHVVTGIEAAMLDLLGQHLGVNVASLLGEGQQRSEVEMLGYLFFVGNRKLTPLPYQSQPDEKCDWYRIRHDEAMTPDAVVRLAEAAYEKYGFNDFKLKGGVLAGEEEAEAISALAKRFPQARVTLDPNGAWSLDEAINIGKQLKGVLAYAEDPCGAEQGFSGREVMAEFRRATGLPTATNMIATDWRQMGHTLSLQSVDIPLADPHFWTMQGSVRVAQMCHEFGLTWGSHSNNHFDVSLAMFTHVAAAAPGNITAIDTHWIWQEGNQRLTKQPFEIKGGMVQVPSTPGLGVELDMDQVMKAHELYQKHGLGARDDAISMQYLIPNWTFNNKRPCMVR; this comes from the coding sequence ATGAGCACATTTTCTACCCCTGTAGTTACCTCCATGCAGATCATTCCGGTTGCGGGTTATGACAGCATGTTGATGAACCTGAGTGGCGCACATGCCCCATTCTTTACCCGTAATATTGTGATTATTAAAGACAACTCCGGCCACACCGGGGTGGGCGAAATTCCGGGCGGTGAGAAGATCCGTAAGACGCTGGAAGATGCAATCCCTCTGGTTGTGGGCAAAACCCTTGGTGAGTATAAAAACGTCCTGAATGCGGTGCGTAGCACCTTCGCCGATCGGGATGCTGGTGGACGTGGTCTGCAAACCTTCGATCTGCGCACCACCATTCACGTTGTCACGGGTATCGAAGCTGCGATGCTGGATCTGCTTGGTCAGCATCTGGGCGTGAACGTAGCGTCGCTGCTGGGCGAGGGGCAACAGCGTAGCGAAGTAGAAATGCTCGGCTATCTGTTCTTTGTCGGTAACCGTAAGCTGACGCCACTGCCGTACCAGAGCCAGCCGGATGAAAAATGCGACTGGTATCGCATCCGCCATGATGAAGCGATGACCCCGGATGCGGTTGTGCGTCTGGCAGAAGCCGCTTACGAAAAATATGGCTTCAACGATTTCAAACTGAAAGGCGGCGTGCTGGCGGGCGAGGAAGAGGCAGAAGCCATTTCTGCCCTGGCGAAACGCTTCCCACAGGCGCGTGTAACGCTGGATCCAAACGGCGCATGGTCGCTCGATGAAGCCATCAACATTGGCAAACAGCTGAAAGGCGTGCTGGCCTATGCAGAAGACCCATGCGGCGCTGAGCAAGGCTTCTCCGGCCGTGAAGTGATGGCGGAATTCCGCCGCGCCACCGGCTTGCCAACGGCAACCAACATGATTGCGACCGACTGGCGTCAGATGGGGCATACGCTCTCTCTGCAATCTGTCGATATTCCGCTGGCTGACCCGCACTTCTGGACGATGCAGGGCTCTGTGCGCGTCGCGCAGATGTGTCATGAGTTTGGCCTGACCTGGGGCTCACACTCCAATAACCACTTCGACGTGTCGCTGGCGATGTTTACCCATGTCGCCGCCGCCGCGCCGGGCAACATTACCGCTATCGATACCCACTGGATCTGGCAGGAAGGCAACCAGCGTCTGACCAAACAGCCGTTCGAAATCAAAGGCGGTATGGTGCAGGTGCCTTCAACGCCAGGTCTGGGCGTTGAGCTGGATATGGATCAAGTGATGAAGGCGCATGAGCTATACCAGAAGCATGGCCTGGGCGCGCGCGATGACGCAATCTCAATGCAGTATCTGATCCCGAACTGGACCTTCAACAACAAACGCCCTTGCATGGTGCGTTAA